CCGACCGCCCCGGTCCAGAGCGGGTGCCCGGCCAGCACGTTGGACGCGTCGTGGTCGACGTCGTGGGCGGAGAGCACCGGCAGCCCGGTGGCCATGAACTCGTACACCTTGCCGGAGGTCACGAAGCGACCGCCGACCAGCATCAGCACCAGGGCGTCCCAGGAGCCGTAGGTCTCCGCCAGCGCGGCCTTCGGCACCGGGCCGCCGAAGCTCACGCCGTCGACGGCGGCCTCCTTCAGCAGGTCCATGTGCCGGTTGGCCTCCCGGGCCGCACCGGCGCCGATGTGGCCGCGCACCTCGAACCGGGAACGGGCCAGGACCGGGTCGTCCCGGCGGGCGATCCGCCACCCGTCGAGCACGGACTCCAGGAAGGCCGGGGTGAAGTTCACCGAGCCGAGGTAGCCGAAGGTCAGCCCGGCGGCCGGGTCCGGCGACCGGCCCGCGACGTCCGGCAGGCTGTCCTCGTCGTAGCCGTTGCGCACCACGTGCACCCGGTCCGCCAGCTGCGGATAGCGCTCCCGGTAGAAGCCGGCGATCGGGTCGTTCACGCACCAGACGGCGAGGGCGTTCTCGAGGACCTTGGACTCCCAGCGACCGGAGACCGAGTCGCGGCTGAACGCCTCGCCGCCACCGATCACGTCCAGTGACCAGCCGTCCCGGAAGTCGACCGCGTAGGGGACCTTGTGCTCCTCCCACAGCTTCCAGGTGGCCGCGATGTTCACGTACGGGGCGCAGGAGGCGAGCAGCAGGTCGGCGGGGTGCTCGCGGTGCACCCGCAGCACCGCCTGCTCCAGGTCGTACCGCCAACCGCCGAAGACCGGCTCGGGGAAGAGTTTCTGCTCGCGCTTGCGCAGCCGGGCGATCCAGCCGGCCGGGTCGAGCGAGCGCTCCTCCGAGAAGGCCCGGATGTCGGTCTCCAGGTCCTGCCGGATCAGCGGCAGTTCGACCACCTTCACCCGGGGGTCGACCTTCTCGGAGAGGGTGTGGTCCAGGCCGTACTCCCGCTCCCAGGCCTCCTGGCAGATGGTGATCACGGTGATGTCCCAGCCCAGGGCGACGAACTGGTTGGCCGTCTCGCGCAGCCGGTACGCGCTGCTCTTGGCGGCGGGCGGGAACCCGATCGCCAGGTAGATCACGTGCGGGCGGCGGCCGCCGCCGGAGCGGGGGAGGGGGACAACGGGAGAGTTCATCGCGGGCAGCCGATCGTGAGGAGGGGGCGCGTCGTCATGCCAGGTGCCGTCGCAGGGTCTCGGCGACCCGGTGGGCCGCCCGACCGTCGCCGTACGGGGTGCCGCGGGAGGCCAGCGGGGCGGGCCGGGTGGCGGTCTCCACCCATCGCGCGCCGAGCTCGCGCGGGTCCGGCACCAGCACGTTCCAGCCGTCGGCGAGGGTCTCCACCCATTCGGTCTCGGTACGCAGCGTGGTGCACGGCCGGTCCAGCAGGTAGGCCTCCTTCTGCAGGCCGCCCGAGTCGGTCACCACCCCGACGGAGCCGAGCACCGCGGCCACCATGGCGGCGTACGGCAGCGGCCGGCCGGCGTGCAGGGCGCCCCGGGTCAGCTTGAGGCCGTGCTCCTCGGCCCGGGCCAGCAGCCGCGGGTGGGCCAGCAGTGCGACCGGCACCGGCAGGTCGGCGAGCGCGTCGAGCAGCGCCGCGAGCCGCTGCGGGTCGTCGGTGTTCTCGGCGCGGTGCAGGGTGGCCAGCAGGTACGGCGCGGTCGGGTCGATCCCGTCCGGCAGGGCCGGCCGGAGCAGCTCGCCCCGCGTCACGTCGTCGCGGACCCGCAGGCAGACGTCCACCATCACGTCGCCCACCAGCACCGACCGGTTCGCCAGGCCCTCCGCGGCGAGGTGCCGCATCGCCTCCTCGGTGGGGGCCAGCAGCAGGTCGGCGGCGTGGTCGGTGAGCACCCGGTTGTGCTCCTCGGGCATCCGCCGGTTGAACGAGCGCAGCCCGGCCTCCAGGTGGGCCACCGGCAGGTGCTGCTTCACCGCCGACAGGGTGCCGGCCAGGGTCGAGTTGGTGTCGCCGTAGACCAGCACCCAGTCGGGGCGTTCGGCGGCGAGCACCGGGTCCAGCGCGGCCAGCGTCCGGCCGGTCTGCTCGCCGTGGCTGCCGGAACCGATGCCGAGGTGGACGTTCGGGTCGGGAATGCCCAGACCGGAGAAGAAGACGTCGGAGAGGTCGGCGTTGTAGTGCTGCCCGGTGTGCACGATCACGTGCTCGCAACCGTCCTCGGCGAACGCGGCGGCGATGGGCGCCAGCTTCACCAACTGCGGTCGGGCGCCGACGATGCTGACGACCTTCACTACCTGGCTCCTCGGGATCTGCGACGGGGGACTGGGGACGGGCGGCCACGCCCGTCGACGCCGGGGGGGCGTCCTGACCGCGCGGACCCTGAGGCCGGGCGACGGCCCTACGAATAGTAGTGCCCCCGGCGGCGGGCAAGGACGGACGCGGCCCGGCCGCGCCCCGGCCGGCCCCGACGGTACCGGACACTTCCGGTCATCCGGCCCGGACCGTGACGGGGGACGTGGGACGGGACACAGCGCACCACCCTAACCGAACGTTGCCTGGTGGTACGGGCTCCCGCACGGGTGTCGGGCCGCGTCGGTCAGGGGGAGGACTTCCAGAGCAGCAGCAGGTACCCGCCGAAGTAGGCCGAGAAGGCGGTCACCGTCACCAGCACGGTGACCGCCCGGGACCAGCCGGCCCGGGCCAGGCCCACCGCCGCCGGGAGCAGCAGCGGGAACGCCGGCAGCAGGAAGCGCGCCTTGGAGTGGTAGTAACCGGCCGCGCCGAGGGTGGTGACCAGCAGCAGGCCGCTGTAGAGCAGCAGCTGCCAGGGCTGCCGGTCGAGCAGGCTCAGCACGAAGAACATGATCGCCAGCAGCGCCACCACGGTGACCACGATCATCGGTAGCGCGGACGCCTGCGACAGGACCTGCTGGCCCTTCCGTACCGTGTAGGCGCCGAAGTCGAAGGTGGTGCCCCAGCCGGCGGACTGGATGTGGAACCAGCCGTCCGGCCGCCCGGTCCGCACCCCCACCCAGGCCAGGTACGCGAGCCAACCGGCGGGGGCGAGCAGCAGGGCGGCCCACGGTCGCCAGCCGTCCCGGCGCCGGACGATCGCCAGCAGCGCGGCCAGCCCGACCACCGGGATCAGCGACGAGGCGGTCGGCCGGGTCAGTCCGGCGAACAGGCAGAGCACCCCGGCGGTGACCCAGTGGCGGCGCAGCAGCGCGTACAGCGTCCAGGCGGCCAGCGCGGTGAAGAGGGTCTCGCTGTAGCCCATCGACTCCACGATGCCGTGCGGCACCGCGGCCCAGAGCGCGGCGAGCAGCACGCCGGTACGCCGGTCGTGCAGGTGCGCGCCGATCGCGAACAACCCCCAGGCGGCGGCCAGGGCAGCCAGCCACGCGACGAGCAGCGCCGCCTCGCGCGGACCGAGCGGGGAGAGCCGGTCCAAGCCCCCGGTGAGGCCGGGATAGAGCGGGAAGAACGCCATGTTGCTCTGCGTCTTCTCGTACCCGTCGTAGCCGTGCCGGGCGATCCCGAGGTACCAGTTGCCGTCGAACCGGGTCAGTTCCTTGCCGAGCGGGGCGCCCACGCTGCGGGCCCAGAGGGCGACGGTCAGCAGCACCACCAGGCGGATCACCAGGTAGGCGGCGAGCGCCGGCAGCGCGTACCG
The Micromonospora sp. R77 DNA segment above includes these coding regions:
- a CDS encoding glycosyl transferase, whose product is MNSPVVPLPRSGGGRRPHVIYLAIGFPPAAKSSAYRLRETANQFVALGWDITVITICQEAWEREYGLDHTLSEKVDPRVKVVELPLIRQDLETDIRAFSEERSLDPAGWIARLRKREQKLFPEPVFGGWRYDLEQAVLRVHREHPADLLLASCAPYVNIAATWKLWEEHKVPYAVDFRDGWSLDVIGGGEAFSRDSVSGRWESKVLENALAVWCVNDPIAGFYRERYPQLADRVHVVRNGYDEDSLPDVAGRSPDPAAGLTFGYLGSVNFTPAFLESVLDGWRIARRDDPVLARSRFEVRGHIGAGAAREANRHMDLLKEAAVDGVSFGGPVPKAALAETYGSWDALVLMLVGGRFVTSGKVYEFMATGLPVLSAHDVDHDASNVLAGHPLWTGAVGLDPHRLAHSFSEAARMACKATDADRAAARELARRFARPAVLEPAVRHLTELVRPTTAGTPAPAATASSGDVQL
- the wecB gene encoding non-hydrolyzing UDP-N-acetylglucosamine 2-epimerase; the encoded protein is MKVVSIVGARPQLVKLAPIAAAFAEDGCEHVIVHTGQHYNADLSDVFFSGLGIPDPNVHLGIGSGSHGEQTGRTLAALDPVLAAERPDWVLVYGDTNSTLAGTLSAVKQHLPVAHLEAGLRSFNRRMPEEHNRVLTDHAADLLLAPTEEAMRHLAAEGLANRSVLVGDVMVDVCLRVRDDVTRGELLRPALPDGIDPTAPYLLATLHRAENTDDPQRLAALLDALADLPVPVALLAHPRLLARAEEHGLKLTRGALHAGRPLPYAAMVAAVLGSVGVVTDSGGLQKEAYLLDRPCTTLRTETEWVETLADGWNVLVPDPRELGARWVETATRPAPLASRGTPYGDGRAAHRVAETLRRHLA